Below is a genomic region from Raphanus sativus cultivar WK10039 chromosome 4, ASM80110v3, whole genome shotgun sequence.
atcaaataatattataaatatacataaaatatttaaattttgtttttatatatttattttcatagctaatatatttttatataataaaattaatttattaattcacGGTTTATCCATAGTCGACCAGACGATCCAGTGACAAGGAACGTTTATTGCCAgatcagtttttaaaaatattgatttttaatttagaatATTATTCTAAAGGCATAAGTTATAATTACATTGTTACATCATAGTTATAATCTTAATAGTATCGTTTCAAGGTTTATCACTTGTAGTGTTTAGACAACCGCGCCTATACCGTTTTCTAGAATATTAGCTAACTCTCGTTTAGTTTTAGTATTTTAACAGTTTAgactaaattttattattgCAAACTCGATAGAAATACGAAAACAATATCAAGAAATTACTTTCGTCAccttgagaagaagaaactagtGAGATATTGACAAAGTCCTAATTTTGATCCAAATATACCAAAACCATAGGCTATATATCCGCAATCAACGAATTACTAAAAATGTAATAGAGAAACTGATCAAGCTCGTTTACAAAAACCATCAGCATCCTAAAGAAAACACTTTCTATtgtaataaactaaataaaagtaatatgTACAGATCCGCGAGCTGGAACCGTGGGACAGAAGACTACTCATCCGCACCACCTAAAGGATTGTGGATGGGCTCCATGATCGGTTCCCTCGACGATGACGAACTACCTTCACACAATAATCCACCAGAGGAGATGATCAAGAAGGAGAAGTCACGTACCAAGTTCGCAGAAAACGCTATTCACATCATTCCTTTTGTTCTTCTTGCATGCGCTCTCGTCCTTTGGCTCTTCTCAAAtccaggtatatatatattacacacACATTTGGGTCTAAAACCTGTGTGAGTTGAACATGGCCATTTACAGTTCTACGTGCATGACATAATAAAAAgtatttagaaaagaaaaaaaacatgagtttttagtatttttgaaattttatgtaTTCAAGATTTGTTAAGATCATAACCGAGTAATATTAACAGAAACGAAACTTTGTAGATGTAGATGTTGGGATGAGAGAGGAATCTATTGCGGCTAGGATTGA
It encodes:
- the LOC108852578 gene encoding uncharacterized protein LOC108852578, coding for MYRSASWNRGTEDYSSAPPKGLWMGSMIGSLDDDELPSHNNPPEEMIKKEKSRTKFAENAIHIIPFVLLACALVLWLFSNPDVDVGMREESIAARIEGLTIEGDIDNDSDGTQTGFLGATLELGGDLDKPHHVERNRRASRKLIKGFY